The following are encoded together in the Bacteroidales bacterium genome:
- a CDS encoding FkbM family methyltransferase, protein MKKLIFKIIIFFMGRDAYRLGRGLYMFCRGDINNNSNTNGEFMVQKAVLLAKNVHNENKFVIFDIGANIGEWSNNLLLLSRDLKNNSSFNLFLFEPAPDIASTLKNNLLNTNANICIEEIAMSNSDGFAEFYIGGLNSESNSFYPEGIADKKTKITVQQNTVNQYCESKKISHVHLLKCDTEGHDMEVILGTLPMFKNENISVLQFEYNHTWVFGKHFLRDVFSAIEFLPYKITKLQADHLLVFEEWHPELERFFEGNYAIVHNDAISWFKTKIAHFDKWGTLRISCS, encoded by the coding sequence ATGAAGAAACTGATTTTCAAAATAATTATTTTTTTTATGGGAAGGGATGCATATCGTCTAGGGAGAGGTTTATATATGTTTTGTCGCGGTGATATAAATAATAACAGTAATACTAATGGTGAATTTATGGTGCAAAAAGCTGTTTTGCTCGCTAAAAATGTACATAATGAAAATAAATTTGTAATATTTGATATAGGGGCAAATATTGGGGAGTGGTCTAATAATCTTTTGCTACTATCTCGAGATCTCAAAAATAATAGTTCGTTTAACTTATTTTTGTTTGAGCCAGCTCCAGACATTGCATCCACGCTGAAAAATAATTTACTAAATACTAATGCTAATATTTGTATCGAGGAAATTGCGATGTCTAATTCTGACGGGTTTGCGGAATTTTATATTGGAGGATTGAATTCTGAATCAAATTCCTTCTACCCTGAAGGAATAGCAGATAAAAAAACTAAAATAACCGTACAACAAAATACTGTAAATCAATATTGCGAATCAAAAAAAATATCACATGTTCATCTCCTAAAATGTGATACTGAAGGACACGATATGGAAGTAATTCTAGGCACATTGCCGATGTTTAAGAATGAAAATATTTCAGTATTGCAATTTGAGTATAATCATACTTGGGTATTTGGTAAACACTTTTTACGAGATGTATTTTCAGCAATTGAATTCTTGCCCTATAAGATTACAAAACTACAGGCCGACCATTTATTAGTCTTTGAAGAATGGCATCCAGAACTTGAACGATTTTTTGAAGGAAATTATGCTATTGTACACAATGATGCTATTAGCTGGTTCAAAACAAAAATTGCACACTTCGATAAATGGGGTACACTTAGAATATCGTGCTCATAA
- a CDS encoding glycosyltransferase, which produces MKVTIIGSKGYDTLEYHLADSFRFLGHEAIILDITDVVPIKYAINYHAIKYFIKYDEFLFKKLAKKVIEIKPDLVIGTYRFINPLCIKIIKNELQHIPVIHINPDALTNFEHQQIFASPYDFYFTKDPYIVNFMKQKMDLNAKYLPEAFNPRVHQKPNLNRIELERQTNIDVLAFGSLYPYRASMIKKLVNSGVNVTLFGKKDKRFFIPELDKYFRNEWITGERKAELLFGSKILFNNFHYAEIESVNGKFFESAGIGAFQICDYRVTVNEFSKVDAAKFTFKSINEAIDLIKFYLDKPALRHEMANIQYDHFLQNHTYEHRVRKILETVFK; this is translated from the coding sequence ATGAAAGTTACAATAATAGGAAGCAAGGGATATGATACGCTTGAGTATCACTTGGCAGACTCATTTCGTTTTTTAGGTCATGAGGCTATAATTTTAGACATAACCGATGTTGTTCCTATCAAATATGCAATTAACTACCATGCTATTAAATACTTTATTAAGTACGATGAATTTTTATTTAAAAAGTTAGCGAAAAAAGTAATTGAGATCAAACCTGATTTAGTAATTGGCACTTATCGTTTTATTAATCCGCTTTGCATTAAAATAATAAAAAATGAACTGCAACATATCCCGGTTATTCATATCAATCCCGATGCCCTCACAAACTTCGAACATCAACAAATATTTGCTTCACCCTATGATTTCTATTTCACAAAAGATCCCTATATTGTTAATTTCATGAAACAAAAGATGGATTTGAATGCAAAGTACTTACCAGAGGCATTTAATCCTCGTGTGCATCAAAAACCAAATTTAAATAGGATTGAACTTGAGAGACAAACTAATATAGATGTTTTGGCTTTTGGATCTTTATACCCTTATAGAGCTAGTATGATTAAGAAATTAGTTAATTCTGGTGTTAATGTAACTTTATTTGGTAAAAAAGACAAGCGATTTTTCATACCCGAACTTGATAAATATTTCCGTAACGAATGGATCACAGGTGAAAGAAAAGCAGAATTGCTATTCGGATCAAAAATTTTATTTAATAATTTTCACTATGCTGAGATCGAATCTGTCAATGGTAAGTTTTTCGAAAGTGCTGGAATCGGGGCTTTCCAGATTTGTGATTATCGAGTAACTGTCAATGAATTCTCAAAGGTTGATGCTGCTAAATTTACTTTCAAATCCATTAACGAAGCTATTGACCTAATTAAATTCTATCTGGATAAACCTGCATTAAGGCATGAAATGGCGAACATTCAATATGATCATTTTTTGCAGAATCACACTTACGAACATAGAGTTAGAAAAATACTTGAAACCGTATTTAAATGA
- a CDS encoding NAD-dependent epimerase/dehydratase family protein, which produces MRVGITGQNGFIGTHLFNFLNLDKNKFETVQFEDDYFEDQHLLEEWVTSCDVIVHLAAMCRHEVLDVVYNTNINLINKLIASLDKTNTKPHIIFTSSIQEELNSEYSKSKKEGRNLLGKWAKENNVPFTGMILPNVYGPLARPKYASVIATFSYQLTHNEISKIIVDAELKLIYINDLVKIILQCIINKENNPNYIVSFTDQKKVSVILNQLEYYNECYSKYGVMPEINSPFDFNLFNTFKSYIDHPLLPSK; this is translated from the coding sequence ATGAGAGTTGGAATTACAGGACAAAATGGTTTTATAGGTACACATTTGTTTAACTTTTTAAATTTGGATAAAAACAAATTTGAAACAGTCCAATTTGAAGATGACTATTTTGAAGATCAACACCTATTAGAAGAATGGGTTACGAGTTGTGATGTAATAGTACATCTTGCCGCAATGTGCAGACATGAAGTCTTAGATGTTGTTTACAACACGAATATTAATCTAATAAATAAACTAATCGCTTCACTAGATAAAACGAATACAAAACCTCACATTATATTTACTTCTAGCATTCAAGAAGAACTAAATTCTGAATATAGCAAATCAAAGAAAGAAGGTCGTAATTTATTAGGTAAGTGGGCAAAGGAAAATAATGTTCCGTTTACAGGTATGATATTGCCCAATGTTTATGGCCCACTTGCACGACCAAAGTATGCTTCTGTAATAGCTACATTTTCATATCAACTTACACATAATGAGATTTCCAAAATAATTGTAGATGCAGAACTGAAGCTAATCTACATAAATGATTTAGTGAAAATAATCTTACAATGTATCATTAATAAAGAGAACAATCCGAACTATATAGTTTCTTTTACCGATCAAAAAAAAGTTTCGGTAATTTTGAATCAATTAGAGTACTACAATGAGTGTTACTCTAAATATGGTGTTATGCCTGAGATAAACAGTCCTTTTGATTTTAATTTGTTTAATACCTTCAAAAGCTACATTGATCATCCGTTGTTACCCTCCAAATAA
- a CDS encoding polysaccharide biosynthesis protein produces MDTNFDNKTLLITGGTGSFGNAVLKQFLKTKIKEIRIFSRDEKKQDEMRLKYQSEKLKFFLGDVREINSIYEATKDVDYVFHAAALKQVPSCEFFPLQAVETNILGASNLLESAYRNNVSKVVVLSTDKAVYPINSMGISKAMMEKVMIAKSRYLDPNKQVFCGTRYGNVMGSRGSVIPLFITQIKEEKPITITDPSMTRFMMSLDESVDLVKFAFNHAVPGDIFVQKAPSCTILDLAKALIEIFNSKSEIKIIGTRHGEKVHETLCNREEMTKAIDLGSFYRIPSDNRDLNYSLYLEKGTEKSKIAEEFNSYNTKQLNVNETIELLIGLDIIKEELK; encoded by the coding sequence ATGGACACTAATTTTGATAACAAAACCTTATTAATTACTGGTGGTACAGGCTCTTTCGGAAATGCTGTATTAAAACAATTTCTTAAAACTAAAATTAAAGAAATCCGAATTTTCAGTCGAGATGAAAAAAAACAGGATGAAATGCGACTTAAATATCAAAGCGAAAAGCTAAAATTTTTTCTTGGTGATGTTCGGGAAATTAATTCAATATATGAAGCAACAAAAGATGTTGATTATGTTTTTCATGCAGCAGCACTAAAACAAGTTCCAAGTTGTGAATTCTTCCCATTACAGGCAGTTGAGACGAATATTTTAGGAGCTTCAAATTTACTGGAATCTGCATATAGAAACAATGTAAGTAAAGTAGTGGTACTTAGCACAGACAAGGCAGTTTATCCAATAAATTCGATGGGGATTTCAAAAGCTATGATGGAGAAAGTGATGATAGCAAAATCAAGATATTTGGATCCTAATAAGCAAGTATTCTGTGGTACCAGATATGGAAATGTTATGGGCTCACGTGGTTCAGTTATTCCATTATTTATAACCCAAATTAAGGAAGAAAAACCGATTACAATTACAGATCCTTCAATGACCAGATTCATGATGTCGCTTGATGAATCTGTTGACTTAGTTAAATTTGCTTTTAACCATGCTGTTCCTGGTGATATTTTTGTTCAGAAAGCTCCTTCTTGTACGATATTAGATTTAGCAAAGGCACTTATAGAAATATTCAATTCAAAAAGTGAAATAAAAATAATTGGTACACGTCATGGAGAAAAAGTTCATGAAACACTTTGCAATAGAGAAGAAATGACGAAAGCTATTGATCTCGGTTCCTTTTATAGAATACCATCTGATAATAGGGATTTAAACTACTCATTATACTTAGAGAAAGGAACAGAAAAAAGCAAGATAGCAGAAGAGTTTAACTCATACAATACAAAACAATTAAATGTTAATGAAACAATAGAATTGTTAATTGGATTGGATATTATCAAAGAAGAACTTAAATAA
- a CDS encoding transaldolase: MKILDSLKVKIFADGADKNGMIEMYNKPLIKGLTTNPTLMKRAGITDYESFARDILKTVTDKPLSLEVFSDELDEMKRQALKIATWGDNVYVKIPITNTKKVSTCALIKELSDSGVKLNITAIMTLGQVRDVVLSLNPEVSSYVSVFAGRIADTGIDPISLMSAAVEVTKLKPKAEVIWASPRELLNIFHADQIGCQIITVTNDILKKLDLVGYDLENYSLDTVKMFYKDATVAGFNL, translated from the coding sequence ATGAAAATTTTAGATTCGCTTAAAGTAAAAATTTTTGCAGATGGAGCTGACAAAAATGGAATGATCGAAATGTACAATAAACCTTTAATAAAGGGGTTAACGACAAATCCAACCTTAATGAAAAGAGCCGGAATTACCGATTATGAAAGTTTTGCCAGAGATATTTTAAAAACAGTTACTGATAAACCTCTGTCTTTGGAAGTTTTTTCAGACGAATTGGACGAAATGAAACGTCAGGCACTTAAAATAGCAACCTGGGGGGATAATGTTTATGTAAAAATTCCAATTACCAATACAAAAAAAGTATCAACCTGTGCACTAATAAAAGAATTAAGCGACAGTGGCGTTAAACTAAACATTACTGCAATCATGACCTTGGGACAAGTTCGTGACGTCGTTTTAAGCCTTAATCCCGAAGTATCTTCTTATGTTTCCGTTTTTGCAGGTAGAATCGCTGATACCGGAATAGATCCAATATCATTAATGTCAGCGGCAGTGGAGGTTACCAAACTAAAACCGAAGGCAGAAGTAATTTGGGCTAGTCCAAGAGAACTTTTAAATATTTTCCATGCAGATCAGATTGGTTGCCAAATTATTACCGTAACTAATGACATCTTAAAAAAGCTTGATTTGGTAGGATATGATTTAGAGAATTATTCGCTTGATACTGTGAAGATGTTTTATAAGGATGCAACTGTAGCTGGTTTTAATCTTTAA
- a CDS encoding HAD family hydrolase, which yields MGINPKVKAVFLDRDGVLNNAVIVDGKPYPPKSVNELVIPEGVKEGLKQLKELDYLLIVITNQPDVARGTTPMKIVDDINNYLKQELIIDDFFCCVHDNADNCECRKPKPGMIQTAAKKWNIDLDYSFMVGDRWRDIETGKNAGVKTILIDLEYKEKNIKPDYNSRNFLEATQIIISLT from the coding sequence ATGGGAATCAACCCAAAAGTAAAAGCCGTTTTTCTCGACAGGGATGGTGTCTTGAATAATGCCGTTATTGTTGATGGAAAACCATATCCGCCTAAATCAGTTAATGAACTGGTAATACCTGAAGGAGTAAAAGAAGGGTTAAAACAACTCAAAGAACTTGACTATTTGCTAATCGTTATTACCAACCAGCCGGATGTAGCAAGAGGTACAACACCAATGAAAATTGTTGATGACATCAATAACTATCTGAAACAAGAATTAATCATTGATGATTTCTTTTGTTGTGTTCATGATAACGCGGATAATTGTGAATGTAGAAAACCGAAGCCAGGAATGATCCAAACTGCAGCAAAAAAATGGAATATTGATTTAGACTATTCTTTTATGGTAGGCGATCGCTGGAGAGATATTGAAACCGGCAAAAATGCTGGAGTCAAAACGATTCTTATTGACTTAGAATATAAAGAAAAGAACATTAAACCTGACTACAACAGTCGTAATTTTCTAGAAGCAACACAAATAATTATTTCACTTACTTAA